A genomic region of Luteibacter aegosomatissinici contains the following coding sequences:
- a CDS encoding C1 family peptidase gives MALLLVKGSSGADVAQLRKKLAAQLKGGENAFPGLANGSVFDDVTDAAVRQWQSGVGLVADGIAGPYCQSVLGLVTLSATAVPLTLDAVRQLFPATKPSNIARYLPYVAAALNVLGLRDRPMICAALGTIRAETEGFVPIPEFPSHFNTMAGMAPFSAYDGRKDLGNTQPGDGARYRGRGFVQLTGRANYHKYTAEIGLDIETSPDLADAPEVAAVLLATFLGDVASKTRERIAAGDLAGARKLVNGGSHGLDKFRSVFTLAKSVWPETAATGTAARARSRKGAVAAAAPLRKLNASKDPVDLRDRVYAPRVDSLPDCTPADEDIVALLPVYTKAGLIMDQGQEGACTGFGLACVINYLRWRKAGMLPKLESVSPRMLYNFARRYDEYAGDNYDGSSCRGAIKGWFYNGVCLENDWPYTAGDTHPPKFGYADRATAHTLGVYYRVDVATITDLQAAILETGAVYVSANTHAGWQDVPTVRKHITGHETLPAIAFDGHPSHQDGHAFALVGFNTRGFVVQNSWGKTWGCGGFAVLTYADWLANAMDAWVVAMGVRGLVFGKRAAGTTGLTRRAGQPGAAAWSEADAYEHSVVLGNDGRVSRYLTQDEMSRSLLYQASTLPDQWFRQQPGPIKRLVIYAHGGLNSEADAIKRASIMGRYFTGNGCYPLFMVWKTGLLESIDDIISDRFHGSTRAGGLRETVTDLTDTLIETTVGRPFARPVWSEMKENAQGASQPTRGGDLLVTALQNLAQSWGDKLEIHLVGHSAGAIFHGWLVDLLAGRGLDAWVKSVHLYAPACTVQFANQHYAPHTALMKNMYLDILSDDNERDDNVASIYRKSLLYFVSDALELDVRTPILGLANVMDVSYKRWDGSSASGEALGNWRQAAKLGGLDKRIDLTTTSTVPTTLAGATIPASHGSFDNNITVVGRTLQRITGGKLAMPVDDLSGF, from the coding sequence ATGGCGTTACTTCTGGTGAAGGGTTCTTCGGGCGCGGATGTTGCGCAGCTGCGCAAGAAGCTCGCGGCGCAGCTGAAGGGTGGTGAGAACGCGTTCCCCGGCCTAGCCAACGGGAGCGTGTTCGACGACGTCACTGACGCTGCAGTCCGCCAATGGCAATCAGGGGTCGGTCTCGTCGCCGATGGCATCGCCGGGCCTTACTGCCAGAGTGTGCTGGGTTTGGTCACGCTCAGCGCCACGGCCGTACCGCTCACGCTTGATGCGGTCAGGCAGCTGTTTCCTGCCACGAAGCCCTCCAACATCGCCCGTTACCTGCCGTATGTCGCGGCGGCGTTGAACGTGTTGGGCCTGCGCGATCGCCCGATGATCTGTGCGGCGCTCGGCACCATTCGCGCAGAAACCGAGGGGTTCGTTCCGATCCCGGAGTTCCCATCCCATTTCAACACCATGGCGGGCATGGCGCCGTTCAGTGCTTACGACGGGCGAAAGGACCTTGGTAATACCCAGCCGGGCGATGGTGCACGCTATCGGGGGCGTGGGTTTGTGCAGCTGACCGGTAGGGCCAACTATCACAAATACACGGCGGAGATCGGGCTGGATATCGAAACATCGCCCGATCTGGCTGATGCGCCGGAAGTGGCCGCGGTGCTGCTCGCGACCTTCCTGGGTGATGTTGCCTCGAAAACGCGAGAACGGATCGCGGCGGGCGACCTTGCCGGCGCGCGCAAGTTGGTCAATGGTGGAAGCCACGGGCTGGACAAGTTTCGCAGTGTTTTCACCCTGGCGAAGAGCGTCTGGCCCGAAACCGCGGCAACCGGTACAGCCGCTCGCGCACGTTCACGCAAGGGAGCCGTCGCCGCGGCGGCGCCACTGCGCAAGCTCAATGCCAGTAAGGATCCGGTCGACCTGCGTGATCGCGTTTACGCCCCCCGGGTTGATAGCCTTCCGGATTGCACGCCGGCCGATGAGGACATCGTCGCGTTGCTGCCGGTGTATACGAAAGCGGGCCTGATCATGGACCAAGGCCAGGAAGGCGCTTGCACCGGTTTTGGCCTCGCCTGCGTCATCAACTACCTGCGCTGGCGAAAGGCGGGCATGCTTCCGAAGCTCGAATCCGTAAGCCCGCGCATGCTTTACAACTTCGCTCGCCGCTACGACGAGTACGCGGGTGATAACTACGATGGGTCGAGTTGCCGCGGTGCCATCAAGGGGTGGTTTTACAACGGTGTGTGCCTGGAGAACGACTGGCCTTATACCGCAGGCGATACGCATCCCCCCAAGTTCGGCTACGCCGACCGGGCGACGGCGCACACGCTCGGGGTGTATTACCGGGTTGATGTCGCCACCATCACCGACCTGCAGGCGGCCATCCTTGAAACGGGTGCCGTGTATGTCTCCGCCAATACGCATGCGGGTTGGCAGGATGTCCCGACCGTGCGCAAACACATCACGGGCCACGAGACGCTGCCCGCGATCGCCTTTGATGGGCACCCCTCGCACCAGGACGGGCACGCGTTCGCCCTGGTGGGCTTCAATACACGTGGCTTCGTCGTGCAGAACTCCTGGGGCAAGACGTGGGGGTGTGGCGGCTTTGCCGTACTCACCTACGCCGACTGGCTCGCCAACGCCATGGATGCGTGGGTGGTGGCCATGGGCGTGCGTGGCCTCGTGTTCGGCAAACGCGCCGCCGGAACGACCGGGCTGACCCGGCGCGCGGGGCAGCCGGGTGCCGCGGCGTGGAGCGAAGCGGATGCCTACGAACATAGCGTCGTGCTGGGTAATGACGGCAGGGTCAGCCGGTACCTTACGCAGGATGAGATGAGCAGGAGCCTGCTTTATCAAGCCAGCACATTGCCCGATCAGTGGTTTCGCCAGCAGCCCGGACCGATCAAGCGCCTGGTCATCTACGCGCACGGGGGCCTGAACAGCGAGGCTGATGCGATCAAGCGTGCCAGCATCATGGGCCGGTACTTTACCGGCAACGGCTGCTATCCGTTGTTCATGGTGTGGAAGACCGGGCTACTCGAATCGATCGACGACATCATCAGTGATCGCTTCCACGGTTCGACCCGCGCGGGCGGCCTGCGCGAGACCGTGACAGACCTGACCGATACGCTGATCGAGACGACCGTGGGCCGCCCGTTCGCGCGGCCGGTATGGAGCGAGATGAAGGAGAACGCCCAGGGCGCGAGCCAGCCGACACGCGGCGGCGATCTTCTTGTAACCGCCCTGCAGAACCTCGCGCAAAGCTGGGGCGACAAGCTCGAGATCCACCTCGTGGGCCATTCAGCCGGGGCGATCTTCCATGGCTGGCTCGTCGATCTGCTGGCGGGGCGCGGCCTCGATGCCTGGGTGAAGTCGGTTCACCTCTACGCGCCCGCGTGCACGGTGCAGTTTGCAAACCAGCACTACGCACCGCACACAGCACTGATGAAGAACATGTACCTGGACATACTCTCCGATGACAACGAGCGCGACGACAACGTCGCGTCAATCTATCGCAAGTCGTTGCTCTATTTCGTTTCCGATGCGCTGGAGCTTGATGTGCGCACGCCTATCCTTGGGCTCGCCAACGTCATGGATGTGTCCTACAAGCGCTGGGATGGCTCATCGGCTTCGGGGGAAGCATTGGGCAACTGGCGCCAGGCAGCAAAGCTGGGTGGGCTAGACAAGCGTATCGACCTGACGACGACCAGCACCGTGCCCACGACCCTTGCCGGCGCCACCATCCCTGCCAGCCACGGAAGCTTCGACAACAACATCACCGTCGTCGGTCGCACGTTGCAGCGGATTACCGGTGGCAAGCTCGCGATGCCAGTGGATGATCTCAGCGGATTTTAG
- a CDS encoding gluconate 2-dehydrogenase subunit 3 family protein — protein MSEKDPSPDALQSRRRILMGLSLAPLAAALPGVHAADKAAPGAGGSSFAGADDPRRYTPSFFKDTEWAFIQAACDRLIPADDTGPGAVESGVPAFLDKHMQTPYAAGAIWYMQGPFLEAPAEFGYQGKLTLRDIIRVGIDAMDAHCRKTYAGKTFAQLDTAMQEDLLTQAESGKLKLEGISSKLFFSNFLNEVKNGYFADPKYGGNRNMGAWKMIGYPGMRADYIDWIGVRDKAYPLPPVDLSGKRG, from the coding sequence ATGTCCGAGAAGGACCCTTCACCCGACGCGCTGCAATCGCGTCGCCGTATCCTCATGGGCTTGTCGCTCGCGCCGCTCGCGGCAGCACTCCCTGGCGTTCACGCCGCTGACAAGGCAGCACCCGGCGCAGGCGGATCCTCCTTCGCCGGCGCAGACGATCCGCGCAGATATACGCCATCGTTCTTCAAAGATACCGAATGGGCCTTTATCCAGGCGGCGTGCGACCGGCTGATTCCTGCCGATGACACCGGGCCTGGCGCTGTGGAATCCGGTGTGCCCGCGTTCCTGGACAAGCACATGCAGACCCCGTACGCCGCGGGCGCCATCTGGTACATGCAGGGGCCGTTCCTGGAGGCGCCGGCGGAGTTCGGCTACCAGGGCAAGCTCACGTTGCGCGACATTATCCGCGTGGGCATCGATGCGATGGATGCGCATTGCCGGAAGACCTACGCGGGCAAGACGTTCGCGCAGCTGGATACCGCCATGCAGGAAGACCTGCTCACCCAAGCCGAAAGCGGCAAGCTCAAGCTCGAAGGTATCTCGTCCAAGCTGTTCTTCTCCAACTTCCTCAACGAAGTGAAGAACGGCTATTTCGCTGATCCGAAGTACGGCGGCAACCGCAACATGGGTGCGTGGAAAATGATCGGTTACCCCGGCATGCGTGCCGACTACATCGACTGGATTGGGGTACGCGACAAGGCGTACCCGCTGCCACCGGTGGATCTTTCGGGCAAGCGGGGTTGA
- a CDS encoding GMC family oxidoreductase, translating to MATVKPKVDAVIVGMGWTGAILAKELTDAGLHVVALERGADRDTQPDFAYPKVVDELEGSVHRRFLQSLGQETVTIRHTGDATAVPYRQMGSFKPGTGVGGAGTHWSGCHFRPLPEDMRFRSNVEQRYGKKFIPDDMTIEDFPVSYDELEPHLDMFERVCGTAGKAGVLNGVVQAGGNPFEGSRSREYPLPPNPDYLGSEMFYKGAKEMGWHPYPIPASNASAPYINPYGCQMGPCNACGFCSDYGCLNYSKASPNACILPVLRRRGNFELRANSQVLKVNLDSTKKKATGVTYLDAEGKEVEQPADIVLLCAFQLFNVHLMLVSGIGTPYDPETNTGTIGRNYSYQNLNRVVLFFDKSVQANPFIGIGGAGATMDDLNGNQLDNGKAGFVGGGLVWARQPGAGPVRGINVPAGTPNWGSKWKQAVADNFRHSFYFEVQGACMSYRQNYLSLDPTYRDGFGRPLLRMTFDWQANEINASQFFVDQALKMGRTLNPLSILGDAKKDGEHYNITKYQSTHTCGGATMGNNPATSALNRYLQSWDVPNVFAIGANAFPQNNGYNPTGLVGGLAYWAAAAIREKYLKDPGPLVQA from the coding sequence ATGGCTACCGTGAAACCGAAAGTCGATGCGGTCATCGTCGGCATGGGCTGGACGGGTGCGATCCTGGCCAAGGAACTCACCGACGCTGGCTTGCACGTGGTCGCGCTGGAACGTGGCGCGGATCGCGACACGCAGCCAGACTTTGCCTACCCCAAGGTCGTCGATGAGCTGGAAGGCTCCGTGCACCGCCGTTTCCTGCAGAGCCTCGGGCAGGAGACCGTGACGATCAGGCACACCGGCGATGCGACGGCCGTGCCATACCGCCAGATGGGCTCGTTCAAACCCGGTACGGGCGTGGGCGGCGCGGGCACGCATTGGTCGGGTTGCCATTTCCGCCCGCTGCCCGAGGACATGCGCTTCCGCAGCAACGTGGAACAGCGCTACGGTAAGAAATTCATCCCCGACGACATGACGATCGAGGACTTCCCGGTCAGCTACGACGAACTCGAGCCGCACCTGGATATGTTCGAGCGCGTCTGTGGCACGGCGGGCAAGGCCGGCGTGCTGAACGGCGTGGTGCAGGCCGGTGGCAATCCGTTCGAAGGTTCACGCTCGCGTGAATACCCGCTGCCGCCGAACCCGGACTATCTTGGCTCGGAGATGTTCTACAAGGGCGCGAAGGAGATGGGCTGGCACCCGTATCCGATCCCGGCCTCCAACGCATCGGCACCGTACATCAACCCGTACGGCTGCCAGATGGGCCCGTGCAACGCCTGCGGATTCTGCAGCGACTATGGCTGCCTGAACTACTCCAAAGCCAGCCCCAACGCCTGCATCCTTCCGGTATTGCGTCGTCGCGGCAACTTCGAGTTGCGGGCGAATTCGCAGGTACTGAAGGTGAACCTGGATAGCACGAAGAAAAAGGCCACCGGCGTCACCTACCTCGATGCCGAGGGCAAGGAAGTCGAACAGCCGGCTGATATCGTGCTGCTGTGTGCGTTCCAGTTGTTCAACGTGCACCTCATGCTGGTCTCGGGCATCGGCACCCCGTACGACCCGGAAACGAACACCGGTACCATCGGTCGCAACTACTCGTACCAGAACCTCAACCGCGTGGTGCTGTTCTTTGATAAGAGCGTGCAGGCCAACCCGTTCATCGGTATCGGTGGAGCGGGCGCCACCATGGATGACCTCAACGGTAACCAGCTCGATAACGGCAAGGCCGGTTTCGTCGGTGGCGGCCTGGTCTGGGCCCGGCAGCCGGGCGCGGGCCCCGTGCGCGGTATCAACGTGCCTGCCGGTACGCCCAACTGGGGCTCGAAGTGGAAGCAGGCTGTCGCCGATAACTTCCGCCACTCGTTCTATTTCGAGGTGCAGGGCGCCTGCATGTCGTACCGGCAGAACTACCTGAGCCTTGACCCCACCTATCGCGACGGTTTCGGCCGGCCCTTGCTGCGCATGACCTTCGACTGGCAGGCCAACGAGATCAATGCATCGCAGTTCTTCGTCGACCAGGCCCTGAAAATGGGTCGTACCCTCAATCCGCTCTCCATCCTGGGCGATGCAAAAAAGGATGGCGAGCACTACAACATTACCAAGTACCAGAGCACGCACACGTGCGGTGGCGCGACCATGGGCAACAACCCGGCAACGTCAGCGCTCAACCGCTACCTGCAATCCTGGGATGTACCGAACGTATTCGCGATCGGCGCCAACGCGTTCCCGCAAAACAACGGGTACAACCCCACGGGCCTCGTGGGTGGGCTCGCGTACTGGGCGGCGGCCGCGATTCGCGAGAAATACCTGAAGGACCCCGGTCCGCTGGTGCAGGCTTAA
- a CDS encoding cytochrome c — protein sequence MKKFLLTLVGLGLLALVLALAFAFWPTHTREIAEGPAADKALVERGRYLAYAGDCTACHTRPGGPAFAGGLPIASPLGTIYSSNITPDAVRGIGRYTLDQFDRAVRHGIAAQGSSLYPAMPYPSYARMTDDDVRALYAYFLHGDIAPSAEANREADIPWPLSMRWPLAIWRKLFAPAPDEVAFDARGYADARLARGAYLVQGPGHCGSCHTPRGFALQEKALDQQGRDYLAGGQVIDGWFAVNLRGNAADGLGRWSEQDIVDTLKTARNAHSAVVGQPMADVAVHSTQHLNDADLHAIAAYLKSLPPTANDSSSYAVDDATGKALQAGINDSRGAEIYVDNCAACHRTDANGYAHVFPAIAGNPTVLAEDSTTLVRLILKGSRLPSTEAAPSPLGMPAFAERLSDDEVAQLATYVRSHFGNHASAVDASAAHKVRDSLPKDHEAL from the coding sequence ATGAAAAAATTCCTGTTGACCCTGGTTGGCCTCGGCCTCCTCGCCCTCGTGCTCGCACTTGCGTTCGCCTTTTGGCCCACTCACACGCGTGAAATCGCTGAGGGCCCTGCGGCCGACAAGGCACTCGTGGAGCGAGGCCGGTACCTCGCTTATGCCGGCGACTGTACGGCATGCCACACGCGGCCGGGCGGCCCGGCATTCGCTGGTGGCCTGCCTATCGCCTCGCCGCTGGGTACGATCTACAGCAGCAATATCACGCCCGATGCCGTGCGTGGCATCGGGCGCTACACGCTGGATCAATTCGATCGCGCCGTCCGTCATGGCATCGCCGCTCAGGGTTCGTCGCTGTATCCCGCGATGCCGTACCCGTCGTATGCACGCATGACCGATGACGACGTGCGAGCGCTTTATGCCTACTTCCTGCATGGCGATATCGCGCCTTCGGCCGAGGCCAACCGCGAGGCCGATATTCCCTGGCCACTCTCCATGCGCTGGCCGCTTGCGATCTGGCGCAAGCTGTTCGCGCCTGCGCCGGATGAGGTGGCGTTCGATGCCAGGGGCTACGCCGACGCACGGCTTGCCCGTGGCGCCTACCTCGTACAGGGCCCGGGCCATTGCGGCAGCTGCCACACGCCACGCGGCTTCGCCCTGCAGGAGAAGGCGCTGGACCAGCAGGGCAGGGATTACCTCGCCGGTGGCCAGGTTATCGATGGCTGGTTCGCCGTGAACCTGCGCGGGAATGCCGCCGACGGCCTGGGTCGCTGGAGCGAACAGGATATCGTCGACACCTTGAAAACGGCGCGCAACGCGCACAGCGCCGTCGTTGGCCAGCCCATGGCTGACGTGGCTGTACATAGCACGCAGCACCTCAACGATGCAGATCTGCATGCCATCGCCGCGTACCTGAAGTCGCTGCCACCCACCGCAAATGACTCCTCGTCATACGCGGTCGACGATGCCACCGGCAAAGCGCTGCAGGCGGGCATCAACGATAGTCGCGGTGCGGAGATCTACGTGGATAACTGCGCGGCTTGCCACCGCACGGACGCCAACGGTTACGCCCACGTGTTTCCCGCGATCGCGGGTAATCCCACCGTTCTGGCGGAGGATTCGACAACGCTGGTTCGGTTGATCCTGAAGGGCAGCCGCTTGCCTTCGACCGAGGCGGCCCCGTCGCCACTCGGGATGCCAGCATTCGCCGAGCGCCTGAGCGACGACGAGGTGGCACAACTCGCCACCTACGTTCGTAGCCATTTTGGCAATCACGCGAGCGCCGTGGATGCCTCGGCCGCGCACAAGGTCCGCGATTCACTCCCCAAGGATCACGAAGCCCTGTAG